A single region of the Changchengzhania lutea genome encodes:
- a CDS encoding endonuclease domain-containing protein — protein MKNKIIPYNPELKSLARQLRKNSTLPEVLLWQNIKQRAYGVQFHRQVPMLNYIVDFYCHEIGLAIEIDGSSHDHNFLYDAKRQGELEVYGVTFLRFSNDEVKKNMFSVLLVIEETVKELME, from the coding sequence ATGAAAAACAAAATAATTCCATACAATCCAGAATTAAAATCACTAGCTAGGCAACTTAGAAAAAACAGCACGTTACCAGAGGTTTTATTATGGCAAAACATTAAACAACGCGCTTATGGTGTTCAATTTCACAGGCAAGTACCTATGCTTAATTATATTGTTGATTTTTATTGTCATGAAATTGGTTTAGCTATTGAAATTGATGGAAGCAGTCATGATCACAATTTTTTATACGATGCAAAAAGACAAGGTGAATTGGAAGTTTATGGTGTTACATTCTTGAGGTTTTCAAATGATGAAGTCAAAAAGAATATGTTTAGTGTTCTATTGGTCATTGAAGAGACCGTGAAAGAACTAATGGAATAA
- a CDS encoding efflux RND transporter permease subunit, with translation MFKHFTADFWDVTARLILRNKIVIVAGILMATIFFGMQWKNMRFTYTEANLLPDDHEVNLKYNAFLNTFGEEGNLIILGVQDESLFTVEKLNAWNRLSDRFKAFPEIETVVSIKDLQKLVKDDVNEKFILEPFIKDSIATVDQLDSLQEQLFNQYPFYDNFLFNKETKTIRTALYLKKDVVNTQARKDFVINELTPIINTFENATNLDVRISGMPYIRTLNSQNIVDEIGLFITAALLVTSLIFFLFFRSFRATLISLVVVCIGVMWTFGILGLLNYEITVLTALIPPLIIVIGIPNCIFLINKYQHEVKLHGNKVKSLQRVITKVGNATLMTNVTTASGFATFILTESKLLKEFGIVASLSILAIFILCLLIIPIIYTVLPYPKTRHLEHLNKRWIGGFVDWMERMVRHKRITIYITSVVLLALSIIGIYQIKISGSLIEDMPQDSEFVNDIRFFEDQFNGIMPLEIMIDTKRKKGVMKLVTLKRMDELEDLIIETPDLSKPVSVVGLVKYSKQAYYNGNPKYYQLPTSQENSFILSYAKNSSSNVDLLKNFVDSTGQYARITTFMKDIGTDKMERIEENLQTKIDKVFPKEKYSVTMTGKALVFQKGTKYLVKNLAISLSLAILLISLFMAYMFRSGRMVIVSLIPNLLPLLVTAGLMGYLGVPIKPSTILVFSIAFGISVDDTIHFLAKYRQELQANHWKIKISVYAALKETGVSMFYTSIVLFFGFSVFTISSFGGTVALGALVSATLLFAMLSNLLLLPSLLLSLERLIANKKVLKKPAINIIPKGDDIKEK, from the coding sequence ATGTTTAAACATTTTACAGCAGATTTTTGGGACGTTACCGCGAGATTGATTTTAAGGAATAAAATTGTCATTGTTGCGGGCATTCTAATGGCTACTATATTCTTTGGTATGCAATGGAAGAACATGCGTTTTACATATACCGAAGCGAATCTGTTACCCGATGATCATGAGGTAAATTTAAAATACAATGCATTTTTAAATACCTTTGGTGAAGAAGGAAATCTTATCATTCTTGGCGTTCAAGACGAATCCTTATTTACCGTAGAAAAATTAAATGCCTGGAACCGTCTTTCTGACAGATTTAAAGCCTTTCCAGAAATAGAAACGGTCGTATCTATCAAGGATTTACAAAAACTGGTGAAAGATGATGTTAACGAGAAATTTATATTAGAACCTTTTATAAAAGATTCCATTGCAACAGTAGATCAACTTGACAGCCTACAAGAACAACTGTTTAATCAATATCCTTTTTACGATAATTTTTTATTCAATAAAGAAACAAAAACTATTAGAACGGCGCTATACCTGAAAAAAGATGTTGTAAACACCCAAGCTAGAAAAGACTTTGTAATTAACGAGTTAACCCCCATTATAAATACGTTTGAAAACGCGACCAATTTAGATGTTAGAATCTCTGGGATGCCCTATATCCGTACCCTGAATTCCCAGAATATTGTAGATGAGATTGGCTTATTTATTACAGCCGCATTACTAGTCACCTCGCTTATTTTCTTTTTGTTTTTTAGATCTTTCCGGGCGACGTTGATTTCACTAGTGGTTGTGTGTATAGGTGTCATGTGGACATTCGGTATTTTAGGTCTTTTAAATTATGAAATAACCGTTTTAACGGCACTTATTCCACCGCTAATTATTGTTATAGGGATTCCCAATTGTATCTTTTTGATTAACAAATACCAGCATGAGGTCAAACTTCATGGTAATAAAGTCAAATCGTTGCAACGCGTGATTACAAAAGTTGGAAATGCGACATTAATGACTAACGTGACTACCGCTTCTGGATTTGCCACATTTATATTAACAGAAAGTAAGTTGCTTAAGGAATTTGGTATTGTGGCCTCTTTAAGTATTCTCGCCATTTTTATACTCTGTTTATTAATAATTCCTATTATTTACACGGTATTACCTTACCCTAAAACGAGACACTTAGAGCATTTGAACAAGCGCTGGATTGGTGGTTTTGTAGATTGGATGGAACGTATGGTACGCCACAAACGCATTACCATTTATATTACTTCAGTTGTATTATTAGCACTGAGTATTATAGGTATTTATCAAATTAAGATTTCAGGCAGTTTAATTGAAGACATGCCTCAGGATTCTGAATTCGTAAATGACATTCGTTTTTTTGAAGACCAATTCAATGGTATCATGCCGTTAGAAATCATGATAGACACCAAACGGAAGAAAGGCGTTATGAAACTCGTTACCTTGAAACGTATGGACGAGCTTGAAGACTTAATTATCGAAACACCAGATTTATCAAAACCCGTTTCAGTGGTAGGTTTAGTTAAATATTCTAAACAAGCCTATTATAACGGCAACCCTAAATATTACCAGCTACCCACATCACAAGAAAATAGTTTTATCCTATCATACGCTAAAAACTCATCTTCAAATGTTGACTTGCTCAAAAATTTTGTAGATAGCACAGGGCAATACGCGCGAATCACCACGTTTATGAAGGATATTGGTACCGATAAAATGGAACGTATCGAAGAGAATCTTCAAACCAAAATCGATAAGGTTTTTCCAAAGGAAAAATATAGTGTGACAATGACTGGGAAGGCATTGGTGTTTCAAAAAGGAACAAAATACTTGGTTAAAAACCTAGCCATTTCACTGTCTTTAGCCATACTTTTAATTTCCCTTTTTATGGCTTATATGTTCAGGTCTGGTAGAATGGTTATTGTCTCATTGATTCCCAATTTATTACCGCTGTTGGTTACTGCGGGATTGATGGGCTATTTGGGAGTGCCCATTAAGCCCTCGACCATCTTGGTTTTTAGTATCGCTTTTGGGATTTCGGTAGATGATACCATTCACTTTTTGGCCAAATATCGTCAAGAACTACAGGCAAACCATTGGAAAATAAAAATATCGGTCTATGCCGCTTTAAAAGAAACGGGCGTGAGTATGTTTTATACGTCTATCGTCTTGTTTTTCGGGTTCTCGGTATTTACCATTTCAAGTTTCGGCGGTACCGTAGCATTGGGCGCTTTGGTATCTGCCACATTATTATTCGCCATGCTTTCTAACCTTTTACTTCTGCCTTCTCTATTATTATCATTGGAACGCCTTATTGCCAATAAAAAAGTGCTTAAAAAACCTGCTATAAATATCATTCCTAAAGGAGATGATATCAAAGAAAAGTAA
- the pyrH gene encoding UMP kinase: MKYKRILLKLSGEALMGERQYGIDPERLAEYAQDIKTITDQGIEVAIVIGGGNIFRGVAGASKGMDRVQGDHMGMLATVINGLALQGALEDAGIPTRLQSAIKINEVAEPFIRRRAMRHLEKGRVVIFGGGTGNPYFTTDSAAVLRAIEIEADVILKGTRVDGIYDTDPEKNKDAIKFNFLSFDDVLRKGLKVMDTTAFTLSQENALPIIVFDMNKKGNLLKVVSGEKIGTEVNI; this comes from the coding sequence ATGAAATATAAAAGAATACTTCTCAAACTATCTGGCGAAGCTTTAATGGGAGAGCGCCAATATGGTATTGACCCAGAACGTTTAGCAGAATATGCTCAAGACATCAAAACGATTACAGACCAAGGTATTGAAGTGGCTATAGTTATAGGTGGCGGGAATATTTTTAGAGGTGTTGCAGGAGCCAGCAAAGGCATGGACCGCGTTCAAGGCGATCATATGGGGATGCTTGCCACAGTCATAAACGGATTAGCCTTACAAGGTGCTCTAGAAGATGCAGGCATACCAACAAGACTACAAAGTGCCATAAAAATTAACGAAGTGGCTGAACCCTTTATAAGAAGACGTGCCATGCGCCATCTAGAAAAAGGACGTGTAGTTATTTTTGGAGGCGGTACTGGAAACCCTTATTTCACTACAGATTCTGCAGCCGTTTTACGCGCTATAGAAATAGAAGCCGATGTGATTTTAAAAGGAACTCGCGTGGATGGCATTTACGACACAGATCCTGAAAAAAATAAGGATGCGATTAAATTTAATTTCTTATCTTTTGATGATGTTTTGCGTAAGGGATTAAAAGTTATGGACACCACAGCTTTTACACTTAGTCAAGAAAATGCGTTACCCATTATTGTCTTTGACATGAACAAAAAAGGAAACTTACTCAAAGTGGTTTCTGGGGAAAAAATTGGAACAGAAGTTAACATATAA
- the tsf gene encoding translation elongation factor Ts, with product MEAIKITAAEVNKLRKATGAGMMDCKKALVEAEGDFDKAIDVLRKKGQKVAEKRADRESSEGAAISKINADQTEGVAIVLGCETDFVGKNENFVALANQLAEIALNHDSKEAFLTADFEGMTVAEKLIEQTGVIGEKLDITAFEKLQAPFVGTYVHINKIAALVGLSTKVDKADTLVKDVAMQVASMGASTLSYKDFDPAFIASETEARIAVIEKDNIELGRLGKTLKNVPQYISMAQLTPEVIAQAEEAAKSELKAEGKPEQIWDRILPGKMERFISDNTTLDQEKCLLDQKFIKDEKQTVAQYVDSYGDVQITGFKRVTVG from the coding sequence ATGGAAGCTATAAAAATAACAGCTGCTGAAGTAAATAAATTAAGAAAAGCTACAGGTGCAGGGATGATGGACTGCAAAAAAGCATTAGTTGAAGCCGAAGGCGATTTTGACAAAGCTATTGACGTTTTACGTAAAAAAGGACAAAAAGTAGCAGAAAAAAGAGCAGACAGAGAGTCATCTGAAGGTGCAGCGATTTCAAAAATCAATGCAGACCAGACTGAAGGTGTTGCTATTGTTTTGGGTTGTGAAACTGATTTTGTTGGTAAAAATGAAAACTTTGTAGCACTAGCAAATCAATTGGCTGAAATCGCATTAAACCATGATTCTAAAGAAGCCTTTTTAACTGCTGATTTTGAAGGAATGACCGTTGCCGAAAAACTAATTGAGCAAACTGGTGTTATTGGTGAAAAACTAGACATCACTGCTTTTGAAAAATTACAAGCCCCTTTTGTTGGCACTTACGTGCATATTAACAAAATTGCTGCTTTAGTAGGTTTGTCTACAAAAGTAGACAAAGCGGACACTCTAGTTAAAGATGTGGCTATGCAAGTAGCATCCATGGGAGCAAGCACATTGTCTTATAAAGATTTTGATCCTGCATTCATCGCCTCAGAAACTGAAGCTAGAATTGCCGTTATTGAAAAAGACAATATTGAATTAGGGCGTTTAGGTAAAACACTTAAAAATGTACCTCAATATATTTCTATGGCGCAATTAACTCCAGAAGTTATTGCTCAAGCGGAAGAAGCGGCCAAATCAGAATTAAAAGCTGAAGGTAAACCAGAACAAATCTGGGACAGGATTTTACCAGGAAAAATGGAACGTTTCATTTCTGACAATACGACTTTAGATCAAGAAAAGTGTTTATTAGACCAGAAATTCATCAAAGATGAGAAACAAACGGTTGCTCAATATGTTGATTCATACGGTGATGTTCAAATTACAGGTTTCAAACGTGTAACAGTAGGATAA
- the rplM gene encoding 50S ribosomal protein L13, producing MDTLSYKTISANKATVNKQWVLVDAEGQTLGRLASKVAILLRGKHKPSFTPHVDCGDNVIVINSEKINLSGNKWNDKTYIRHTGYPGGQRSLTATEMFGKDPARLVEKSVKGMLPKNKLGANLFRNLTVVVGSEHAHAAQKPKTINLNEFH from the coding sequence GTGGACACATTAAGCTACAAAACGATTTCAGCCAATAAAGCTACTGTAAATAAGCAGTGGGTTTTAGTGGATGCTGAAGGTCAAACTTTGGGCCGTTTAGCTTCTAAAGTTGCAATACTTTTAAGAGGTAAACACAAGCCTAGCTTCACACCACATGTTGATTGCGGAGATAACGTTATTGTTATCAATTCTGAAAAAATCAACTTATCAGGAAACAAGTGGAATGACAAAACGTACATTCGTCACACAGGTTATCCAGGTGGTCAAAGAAGTTTAACTGCTACAGAAATGTTTGGAAAAGATCCAGCAAGATTAGTAGAAAAATCAGTAAAAGGAATGTTACCTAAAAACAAATTAGGTGCAAATTTATTCCGTAACCTAACAGTTGTTGTTGGTTCTGAACATGCACATGCAGCGCAAAAACCAAAGACAATTAACTTAAACGAATTTCATTAA
- a CDS encoding YgiQ family radical SAM protein — MQELQLSDWLPTTNKEVKIRGWDALDVILFSGDAYVDHPSFGPAVIGRILESYGLRVAIVPQPNVNDNLQDFVKLGAPKLFFGVTGGCMDPMISNYNANKKRRDKDAYTPNGDIGFRPDYATTVYSNILKEKWPDVPVLIGGIEASLRRVTHYDYWSDKLMPSILESSKADMLVYGMGEQPLREVVRLLQKGVPFSSITTIKQTAVLVDKDAKIPKNSNWEDVEIVSHETCLKDKKKFASNFKVIEQESNKLAARRIFQKVGEKTLMINPPYPTMTEDEIDASFELPYTRLPHPKYDKRGPISAYEMIKFSINIHRGCFGGCSFCTISAHQGKFIASRSQESVLREVDTVANMPDFKGYLSDIGGPSANMYKMKGKIQSICDKCVAPSCISPVICSNLDTSHKPLTELYQAVDSHPKVKKSFIGSGIRHDMLVPEFNKNADPKELDDYTEEVMTKHVSGRLKVAPEHTSDPVLKLMRKPSFTYFHKFKERFDKINIKKGLKLQLIPYFISNHPACEVEDMANLAAETKDMGFQLEQVQGFTPTPMTVATVIYYSGYHPYTLKKVNTPISRKEKDEQHRFFFWYKDENKAWIKNTLNKLGRQDLLKVLLPEKTEKWRKNKPNGEAKHTFDDAIPFNQRRNKTKFRSKKKRR, encoded by the coding sequence ATGCAAGAGTTACAACTTTCAGATTGGTTGCCTACCACAAATAAAGAGGTTAAAATACGCGGTTGGGATGCCCTAGACGTGATATTGTTTAGTGGTGATGCCTATGTAGATCATCCATCGTTTGGACCTGCGGTTATCGGTCGTATTTTAGAAAGTTATGGCTTGCGGGTTGCCATTGTGCCGCAACCTAATGTCAATGATAATCTTCAGGATTTTGTAAAGCTAGGTGCTCCAAAATTGTTTTTTGGTGTCACGGGTGGTTGTATGGATCCCATGATTAGCAATTACAATGCGAATAAAAAGCGTCGGGATAAAGATGCCTACACACCAAATGGTGATATTGGGTTTAGGCCCGATTATGCGACTACAGTGTATTCCAATATTTTAAAAGAAAAATGGCCAGATGTCCCCGTGTTAATTGGAGGCATTGAAGCGTCTTTGCGTCGTGTAACGCATTACGATTATTGGAGTGATAAGCTGATGCCTTCTATTTTAGAAAGCTCTAAAGCAGATATGTTGGTTTACGGGATGGGTGAACAACCCCTTCGTGAAGTGGTGCGTTTGTTGCAAAAAGGCGTGCCATTTAGTAGTATAACAACCATAAAGCAAACGGCGGTTCTTGTAGATAAAGATGCCAAGATTCCAAAGAACAGTAATTGGGAGGATGTTGAAATTGTATCGCATGAAACCTGTTTGAAGGATAAAAAGAAGTTTGCCTCTAACTTTAAAGTTATAGAGCAAGAATCTAATAAATTGGCAGCAAGACGCATTTTTCAGAAAGTTGGAGAGAAGACGTTAATGATTAATCCGCCGTACCCAACGATGACCGAAGACGAGATCGATGCGTCTTTTGAGTTGCCTTACACAAGATTACCACATCCAAAATACGATAAGCGCGGACCAATTTCCGCCTATGAAATGATTAAGTTTTCCATTAATATCCACCGTGGGTGTTTTGGAGGTTGTAGTTTTTGTACCATATCTGCTCATCAAGGAAAATTTATCGCATCTCGAAGTCAAGAATCTGTGCTGCGTGAGGTTGATACCGTAGCAAATATGCCTGATTTTAAAGGCTATTTATCAGATATTGGTGGGCCAAGTGCTAACATGTATAAAATGAAAGGGAAAATACAGTCTATATGCGATAAGTGTGTGGCGCCTTCTTGTATTTCGCCAGTAATTTGCAGTAATTTAGATACGTCCCATAAACCCTTAACCGAATTATACCAAGCCGTTGATAGTCACCCGAAAGTTAAAAAATCGTTTATTGGCAGCGGTATTCGTCATGATATGTTGGTACCAGAATTCAATAAAAATGCAGATCCAAAGGAGTTAGACGATTACACCGAAGAGGTGATGACAAAGCATGTTTCTGGACGATTAAAAGTAGCGCCAGAGCATACCAGCGATCCTGTTTTAAAATTGATGCGGAAACCATCGTTTACCTATTTTCATAAGTTTAAAGAGCGCTTTGATAAGATTAATATTAAGAAAGGTTTGAAACTGCAATTGATACCTTATTTTATATCAAACCACCCTGCTTGCGAAGTAGAAGATATGGCCAATTTAGCTGCCGAAACCAAAGACATGGGTTTCCAGTTAGAACAAGTGCAAGGGTTTACACCAACACCTATGACGGTGGCTACGGTAATTTATTATAGTGGTTACCATCCTTACACGCTTAAAAAAGTAAACACACCAATATCTCGGAAGGAAAAAGACGAACAACATCGTTTTTTCTTTTGGTATAAAGATGAAAACAAAGCTTGGATTAAAAACACGTTGAATAAACTCGGGCGTCAAGATTTATTAAAAGTACTGCTACCTGAAAAAACGGAGAAGTGGCGCAAAAATAAACCAAACGGCGAAGCGAAGCATACGTTTGATGATGCGATCCCTTTTAATCAACGCAGGAATAAAACTAAATTTAGGTCTAAGAAGAAACGACGGTAG
- the rpsI gene encoding 30S ribosomal protein S9 produces the protein MEVIHKIGRRKTAVARAYVSPGKGNITINKKDLANYFTTATLQYKVKQPLVLTNNDDNFDITVNVFGGGITGQAEAVRLALSRVMCEIDAENRLILKPEGLLTRDPRMVERKKFGQKKARKKFQFSKR, from the coding sequence ATGGAAGTAATTCACAAAATTGGCCGTAGAAAGACGGCTGTTGCTCGTGCTTATGTTTCTCCAGGAAAAGGAAACATTACGATTAATAAAAAAGACTTAGCTAACTACTTTACTACAGCAACCTTACAGTACAAAGTAAAGCAGCCTTTAGTTTTGACTAACAATGACGACAACTTTGATATTACAGTAAATGTATTTGGAGGTGGTATAACCGGGCAAGCAGAAGCTGTTCGTTTAGCCCTTTCTCGCGTTATGTGTGAGATCGATGCTGAAAACAGATTAATACTTAAACCAGAAGGTTTATTAACAAGAGATCCAAGAATGGTGGAGCGTAAAAAATTCGGACAGAAAAAAGCGCGTAAAAAATTCCAATTCTCTAAACGTTAA
- the rpsB gene encoding 30S ribosomal protein S2, which produces MAVEVKELLEAGVHFGHLTRKWDPNMAPYVYMERNGIHIINLYKTAAKIDEAGAALSKIANSGRKILFVATKKQAKDIVSEKAGAINMPYITERWPGGMLTNFVTIRKAVKKMASIDRMKKDGTFMTLSKKERLQVDRLRAKLEKNLGSISDMTRLPGALFVVDIKREHIAIKEAQKLNIPIFAMVDTNSDPRQVDYVIPSNDDASKSIDKILTHVTEAISNGLAERKAEKDAATAKEEAPKADKAATEATPEVSTEKEAPKAKKEVVEATPEAATKKEAPKAKKEVVEATPEVATEKDAPKAKAAPAKKAAAEEEE; this is translated from the coding sequence ATGGCAGTAGAAGTAAAAGAATTACTTGAAGCAGGTGTACACTTCGGTCACCTAACACGTAAGTGGGATCCAAATATGGCACCTTACGTATATATGGAGCGTAATGGCATCCATATTATCAACCTTTATAAAACAGCGGCAAAAATAGATGAAGCAGGTGCAGCATTAAGCAAAATTGCTAATTCTGGTCGTAAGATCTTATTTGTTGCAACAAAAAAGCAGGCAAAAGATATTGTATCTGAAAAAGCAGGTGCAATCAACATGCCTTACATTACAGAAAGATGGCCAGGTGGCATGCTAACTAACTTTGTTACTATTAGAAAAGCGGTTAAGAAAATGGCTTCTATCGATAGAATGAAGAAAGATGGTACCTTCATGACACTTTCTAAAAAAGAACGTTTACAAGTCGATCGTTTAAGGGCTAAGTTAGAAAAAAACTTAGGTTCTATTAGCGATATGACGCGTTTACCAGGAGCATTGTTTGTTGTAGATATTAAACGTGAGCACATCGCGATTAAAGAAGCTCAAAAATTAAACATTCCAATCTTTGCAATGGTAGATACCAACTCAGACCCACGTCAAGTTGATTACGTTATACCATCAAATGATGATGCTTCTAAATCGATCGATAAGATTTTAACTCATGTTACAGAAGCTATATCTAACGGTTTAGCTGAACGTAAAGCTGAAAAAGACGCGGCTACCGCTAAAGAAGAAGCGCCTAAAGCTGATAAAGCAGCTACAGAAGCAACTCCAGAGGTATCCACCGAAAAAGAAGCACCTAAAGCTAAAAAAGAAGTTGTAGAAGCAACTCCTGAGGCAGCAACTAAAAAAGAAGCGCCTAAAGCTAAAAAAGAAGTTGTAGAAGCAACTCCAGAGGTGGCAACTGAAAAGGATGCGCCTAAAGCTAAAGCGGCTCCAGCAAAAAAAGCTGCAGCTGAAGAAGAAGAATAA
- a CDS encoding FAD-dependent oxidoreductase, which produces MKDPRFPELKHTQVTLLKDYGSIEHFEDKTQIFSEGDNIYDFFVVLKGAINIEDPYNNNTITTHKKYEFTGDSGMLSDRASQFHAVTIPNTSLLRIKPDKLKEAISKLSDINDVLLNAFLLRQQTVLNDISGGLKVVGSGKSNETYEIREFLEKNHIWHNFIDVDTEEEARSLLNHFSLSEKDLPFLINSDSKVCKTPTIEQLGRYSGVLMDFEDKVFDVLIIGAGPAGLAASVYAASEGLSVVTIDSEAPGGQAGKSSKIENYLGFPTGISGGDLANRAYVQAQKFGCNISIPHRAKSLEHSKGCFTVCATNDKVIKSKALIVATGADYKQLPLDNINDYEGSGIYYSATGMDVQNCQDQPIVVVGGGNSAGQAAMFLSNSAKDVHIMIRGNHLGDKMSDYLVQRIEAASNIHLQTETEIVKLEGHHHLESITIRTKDEKKEISTSNVFSFIGAQPNTKWMDGLVITDNKGFICTGASLKKEDLPDCGIYKSREPESLESSLPGLFVVGDARQGSVKRVASAVGEGSMAVSQVHRYLSDIS; this is translated from the coding sequence ATGAAAGATCCTCGTTTCCCAGAACTTAAGCACACCCAAGTTACGCTACTTAAAGATTACGGAAGTATAGAACATTTTGAGGATAAAACTCAAATATTTTCAGAAGGCGATAATATTTATGATTTTTTTGTGGTTTTAAAAGGTGCCATTAATATTGAAGACCCATACAATAATAATACGATAACAACTCATAAAAAATATGAGTTCACCGGAGATAGCGGCATGCTTTCCGATAGAGCATCACAGTTTCATGCGGTTACTATTCCAAACACCAGCTTGTTACGTATTAAACCAGACAAGTTGAAAGAAGCTATTTCTAAACTGAGCGATATAAATGATGTTTTATTAAACGCTTTTTTACTAAGACAGCAAACCGTTCTCAACGACATTTCGGGAGGCTTAAAAGTGGTAGGCTCAGGAAAGTCTAATGAAACTTATGAAATTAGGGAGTTTTTAGAAAAGAATCACATTTGGCACAATTTTATTGATGTTGATACAGAAGAAGAAGCCCGATCGCTATTAAACCATTTTAGCCTCTCAGAAAAAGATTTGCCATTTTTAATAAATAGCGATTCTAAAGTATGTAAAACACCAACTATTGAACAACTGGGACGATATAGTGGCGTATTAATGGATTTTGAAGACAAGGTTTTTGATGTCCTTATTATTGGTGCTGGCCCCGCTGGTTTAGCTGCCAGTGTTTATGCCGCATCTGAAGGTTTAAGCGTTGTGACTATAGACAGCGAAGCTCCTGGAGGTCAAGCAGGTAAGAGTTCTAAAATTGAAAATTATTTGGGGTTCCCTACAGGGATTTCAGGAGGCGATTTGGCTAACCGTGCTTATGTACAAGCACAAAAATTTGGTTGCAATATTTCCATTCCGCACCGTGCGAAAAGCTTAGAGCATAGTAAGGGTTGCTTCACGGTTTGCGCTACTAACGATAAAGTCATTAAATCGAAAGCGCTCATTGTGGCGACTGGTGCAGATTATAAACAGCTGCCATTAGATAATATTAACGACTACGAAGGTAGTGGTATTTATTATTCAGCGACAGGTATGGATGTACAGAATTGTCAAGACCAACCTATTGTAGTTGTAGGTGGTGGTAATTCGGCAGGTCAAGCGGCTATGTTTTTATCCAATTCTGCAAAAGATGTGCATATTATGATACGTGGTAATCATTTGGGAGATAAAATGAGTGACTATTTAGTGCAACGCATTGAAGCAGCATCAAATATTCATTTACAGACTGAAACCGAAATTGTAAAACTGGAAGGCCATCATCATTTAGAATCCATAACCATTAGAACTAAAGATGAGAAAAAAGAAATAAGCACCTCTAATGTCTTCTCTTTTATAGGTGCACAACCTAACACCAAATGGATGGACGGACTAGTTATAACAGATAATAAAGGATTTATTTGCACGGGCGCTTCTCTTAAAAAAGAAGATTTACCCGATTGTGGAATTTATAAATCACGAGAACCAGAATCCTTAGAATCTAGCTTGCCTGGGCTTTTTGTAGTTGGAGATGCACGCCAAGGCTCTGTAAAACGTGTGGCTTCTGCTGTTGGTGAAGGCTCTATGGCCGTGAGTCAAGTGCATCGTTATTTGAGTGACATATCCTAA
- the frr gene encoding ribosome recycling factor, with translation MNDDIQFILDTTKEAMDNAIKHLEKQLINIRAGKASPAMLGSVMVDYYGSQTPLSQVANVNTPDGRTITVQPWEKNMLQEIERGIMFANLGFNPMNNGDTIIINVPPLTEERRINLAKLAKSETEDAKISVRTARKDANNEIKKSDDVSEDLKKNAEIDVQQMTDTYVKRIDDIFDNKEREIMTI, from the coding sequence ATGAACGACGATATACAATTTATACTAGATACCACTAAAGAAGCGATGGATAATGCCATCAAACATTTAGAAAAACAGTTAATCAACATTAGAGCTGGAAAAGCAAGCCCTGCTATGTTGGGCAGCGTCATGGTAGACTATTATGGTTCTCAAACACCATTAAGTCAAGTGGCCAATGTGAATACGCCTGACGGCAGAACCATTACCGTACAGCCCTGGGAAAAAAATATGCTTCAAGAAATTGAGCGTGGTATTATGTTTGCCAACCTAGGCTTTAATCCCATGAATAATGGTGATACTATCATTATAAATGTGCCTCCACTAACAGAAGAGCGTCGCATAAACTTAGCAAAATTGGCAAAATCTGAAACTGAAGATGCTAAAATCAGCGTTCGTACGGCGCGTAAAGATGCCAATAATGAGATTAAAAAATCGGATGACGTATCAGAAGATCTTAAGAAGAATGCAGAGATAGATGTGCAACAAATGACAGATACTTACGTTAAAAGGATTGATGACATTTTCGATAACAAGGAAAGAGAAATCATGACTATATAA